The Xenopus laevis strain J_2021 chromosome 5L, Xenopus_laevis_v10.1, whole genome shotgun sequence genome has a segment encoding these proteins:
- the agt.L gene encoding angiotensinogen, producing MNIQRIWLCLSICFGYSLSNRVYIHPFNLFAYNKNECEKVKKQNHTAEVSFTPVSIEVNIAPEEETLGSTRALEIKLLGTVERQRVSILPSLVNDVGFRCFNGWKETHKDDTILMSFTNLFGSLVSFYLGASTHTSADLQAFLGFAHQSGDQDCVSKVDALKVISTLKHIDNRLFSKDNSIESQKMTCLFVSKDVPLSETFIHNLIPSSDKFYVRGVDFTNPPKAVDLIKKYLDTRSTKKGKYILTPVDASTNILFTSYLHFKGTLQNSYLIPEPQDFWIEPGRKIATSMISMSGMFHYKHDINMNQVIVKVPLGENDFMLLIQPINENTLENIESSLSWDTFLKWLENLSSSQINLSLPKMEIESSYDIQEILSNMELPYLLGKKAEFTKISNVQLTVGKVINKVHFELQESGEHVNKAQHIPLNKKDQEPLEIKFDKPFFFVVFEGTTKALLFIGRVKSPLSTM from the exons ATGAACATTCAAAGAATTTGGCTATGTCTTTCCATTTGCTTTGGTTACTCATTAAGTAACCGTGTATACATTCACCCGTTCAACCTATTTGCTTACAACAAAAACGAGTGTGAAAAagtcaaaaaacaaaatcacacagCAGAAGTATCATTCACTCCAGTCTCTATCGAAGTAAATATTGCACCTGAAGAAGAAACATTGGGAAGCACAAGAGCTCTAGAAATTAAGCTACTTGGGACTGTTGAAAGGCAAAGAGTGAGTATATTACCATCTCTTGTGAATGATGTTGGATTTCGGTGTTTTAATGGATGGAAAGAAACACACAAAGATGACACCATCCTTATGTCTTTCACCAATCTATTTGGATCACTGGTTTCTTTTTACTTGGGTGCCTCAACTCACACTTCAGCTGATCTGCAGGCATTTTTAGGATTTGCTCACCAGTCAGGGGACCAAGACTGCGTCTCTAAAGTGGATGCTCTAAAAGTCATTTCAACACTCAAGCACATTGATAACCGTCTCTTTTCCAAAGATAACAGCATTGAGTCACAGAAAATGACATGTCtgtttgtctccaaagatgttcCTCTGTCTGAAACCTTTATTCATAATCTGATTCCTTCATCTGATAAATTTTATGTGAGAGGGGTAGATTTTACCAATCCCCCCAAAGCTGTGGACTTAATCAAAAAATATCTGGACACTCGGTCAacgaaaaaaggcaaatatatattAACACCAGTTGATGCCTCTACCAATATCCTTTTTACTAGCTATCTCCATTTTAAAG gCACACTGCAAAATTCATATTTAATTCCGGAACCTCAAGATTTTTGGATTGAGCCAGGCAGAAAAATTGCTACTTCCATGATTTCAATGTCTGGAATGTTCCATTATAAGCATGACATCAACATGAATCAGGTTATAGTAAAGGTTCCACTAGGTGAAAATGATTTCATGCTATTGATTCAGCCAATAAATGAGAACACCCTTGAAAATATAGAGTCTTCCCTTTCTTGGGATACATTTCTGAAATGGCTGGAGAACCTATCAAGCAG CCAAATCAATCTATCTTTGCCAAAGATGGAAATAGAAAGTTCTTATGATATTCAAGAAATTCTTAGCAACATGGAGTTACCATATCTACTCggaaaaaaagctgaatttacTAAGATAAGCAATGTACAGCTCACAGTTGGAAAG GTTAttaataaagttcattttgagCTACAAGAAAGTGGTGAACATGTAAATAAAGCACAACATATCCCactgaataaaaaagaccaagAGCCACTGGAGATCAAATTTGACAAGCCATTCTTTTTTGTTGTCTTTGAAGGCACAACAAAGGCATTGCTTTTTATTGGAAGAGTGAAAAGTCCTCTAAGTACAATGTAA